A genome region from Synechococcales cyanobacterium T60_A2020_003 includes the following:
- a CDS encoding plastocyanin: MRFFTSLSQTLKVALCAIALVATTFLMAVAPASAETFTVKMGADSGMLAFEPANLTIKAGDTVTWVNNKLPPHNIMFEGSGEKYSHDQLMFSPGEEYSVTFDEAGTYSYYCAPHRGAGMTGKITVQ, from the coding sequence ATGAGATTCTTTACCTCCCTATCACAGACCCTGAAAGTGGCTCTGTGTGCGATCGCACTGGTCGCAACCACGTTCTTGATGGCAGTAGCTCCGGCTTCTGCTGAGACCTTCACCGTCAAAATGGGCGCAGACAGCGGCATGCTAGCCTTTGAACCTGCGAACCTGACCATCAAAGCAGGCGACACCGTAACCTGGGTGAACAACAAACTTCCTCCCCACAACATCATGTTTGAAGGTTCTGGCGAAAAGTACTCCCACGACCAACTGATGTTTTCTCCGGGCGAAGAGTACAGCGTCACCTTTGATGAAGCGGGTACCTACTCCTACTACTGCGCACCCCACCGTGGTGCAGGTATGACGGGTAAGATCACCGTCCAGTAG